The genomic stretch CGGATTTTTATCAGGAAATTATATCAAAAGACATCCCCGATATGGCCTGCTATAGGGGGAAGAATTCTTGATAATGATACAACAGTTTTTATTCTCGCTTTTGGTTTAAAGATTGATTGGAAAATGCGGTTCTTCTAAGGTCATTCTTTTAACCAGAACCGAATTCGCTGCTCGCCATTCCGTTCAATAACCGTACTTTCAATTTTTCCCTCTCGTGCAAGCCATCCAATCGCAGTGATAACCTCTCGTCTATTAAGCTGAGTTAATCGCATGATTGAAGGTAAACTAATTTCGCCCCATGCATCAAGAACTTGAAATATTTTTCCGGCATCTGAACCAACCTTGGATGTTAAATTTGTCTCAGAGAGATTCAACGTAGCGTCATGCCGAGCAATTTTGTTTTCTCGTGCAAGCCATCCAATTGCACAATCAAGTTCATCTTGTTTTAATCCAGATTTTTCAAGAAGGATCGGTTCTTCAAGCGGCCCATCAACAAATAACTGCCGCCAGATTTTTCCTGCGTTTTCACCAATAAGTGTCGATATATTTTGATCCATAAACCAACATCCCCAAAATAACGGTATGCAGTAGGTTATTAAAAAATATTATGTTGTATCGATAGACCTGCAAAAGTATATGATTTAGTAAATCTTTCCAGATGTTGGTGATACATCTATGATTAAGATTCATGAAACAGCATACATTGCCCCTTCAGCAGTCATCATTGGTACGGTTACAATAGGAAAATATTGCAGTGTTTTTCCAAATGCAGTACTTCGAGGAGACGAAAATTATATTTCTATTGACGATGGCTCGAATATTCAGGATTGTTGTGTTTTGCATGTCGACACAAAACATAGTCTCGAAATTGGAAAAAATGTAACTATCGGCCATGGTGCTGTTATCCATGGCGCCAACATAGATGATACTTGCCTTATCGGCATTCATGCAACTGTACTCAACGGTGCTACAATACGTAAAGGATCTATCATAGGTGCAGGAGCTGTTGTCACAGAAAATATGGATGTTCCTGAGAATAGTTTAGTTCTTGGAGTTCCTGGAAAAATAATAAAACAAGATGAAAAATACATTCTGTTAAATGAAGAAAATGCACAGATTTATCAACGTCTTGCTCGAAACCATAAACAAGGTATGTATGATCGGTATCAAAAATAACGTCGTACATTTTTACTGTTGTGTTGAACAATACGATTTTTTGGAAACAAATTTAAAGTCGCTACCAATTGCATTGTAGTACTTTTAAAATTCAACGGTGGAGGCAAAAATATATGCATGAAGTTGTAATTGTATCTGCAGTTCGTACTGCTCAAGGTAAATTCGATGGGGCATTACGGAGTTTTTCTGCACCAGAACTCGGTGGTATTGTCCTCAAAGAAGCAGTCAAACGTGCACAGATTCAACCAGAGGATGTCGATGAAGTTATCATGGGTAATGTTGTTTCAGCAGGCCTTCATCAAAATGTTGCCCGGCAGGCAGCTATCGCTGCTGGAATACCATATACGGTTGGAGCATTCCATGTTGACAAAGTATGTGGTTCATCACTGAAATCAGTAATCTTAGCTGCACAAGCGGTTAAATGCGGTGATGCAGAATGTATTGCTGCAGGGGGCATGGAAAGTATGACCAATTGTCCCTACCTCCTTGATAAAGCACGTTTTGGGTATCGACTTTTTGATGGGAAGCTTATTGATGCAATGGTCAATGATGGTTTATGGGATGTATATAATAACTTTCACATGGGCATGACTGGAGAAATTATCGCTGAAAAATATCACATTTCACGAAAAGAATGCGATCAGTTTGCAGTATCAAGTCATCAAAAAGCAGCTCATGCAACAAGAACAGGTAAATTTAAAGATGAAATACTCCCTATTGAAATAAAACAAAAAAACGGAGAATCTTTTGTCTTTTCAGCGGATGAAGGCATTCGATCAAATTCAACCATTGAAGGTCTTGAAAAATTAAAACCGGTTTTTAAAGAAAACGGTGTCATCACTGCAGGTAATGCATCGCAGATTTCTGACGGAGCCTCTGCAGTTGTCGTTATGAATAAAAAGAAAGCAGAAAAACTTGGCATCCAACCACTCGCATCTATCCTAGACTATAATACTATGGGTGTAAAACCAGAGTATGTCATGGAAGCACCAATCCCTGGAGTGCAAAATCTTCTAAAAAAGATGGATCTTACGATCGATGATATCGATCTTATAGAACATAATGAGGCTTTTTCTTCTGCATCGATTGCCGTTATGCGCGAGTTGCACATACCTGAAAAAAAATTTAATGTTCATGGTGGTGCTATAGCACTCGGTCATCCGATTGGAAG from Candidatus Thermoplasmatota archaeon encodes the following:
- a CDS encoding winged helix-turn-helix domain-containing protein; protein product: MDQNISTLIGENAGKIWRQLFVDGPLEEPILLEKSGLKQDELDCAIGWLARENKIARHDATLNLSETNLTSKVGSDAGKIFQVLDAWGEISLPSIMRLTQLNRREVITAIGWLAREGKIESTVIERNGEQRIRFWLKE
- a CDS encoding gamma carbonic anhydrase family protein, with amino-acid sequence MIKIHETAYIAPSAVIIGTVTIGKYCSVFPNAVLRGDENYISIDDGSNIQDCCVLHVDTKHSLEIGKNVTIGHGAVIHGANIDDTCLIGIHATVLNGATIRKGSIIGAGAVVTENMDVPENSLVLGVPGKIIKQDEKYILLNEENAQIYQRLARNHKQGMYDRYQK
- a CDS encoding acetyl-CoA C-acetyltransferase; the protein is MHEVVIVSAVRTAQGKFDGALRSFSAPELGGIVLKEAVKRAQIQPEDVDEVIMGNVVSAGLHQNVARQAAIAAGIPYTVGAFHVDKVCGSSLKSVILAAQAVKCGDAECIAAGGMESMTNCPYLLDKARFGYRLFDGKLIDAMVNDGLWDVYNNFHMGMTGEIIAEKYHISRKECDQFAVSSHQKAAHATRTGKFKDEILPIEIKQKNGESFVFSADEGIRSNSTIEGLEKLKPVFKENGVITAGNASQISDGASAVVVMNKKKAEKLGIQPLASILDYNTMGVKPEYVMEAPIPGVQNLLKKMDLTIDDIDLIEHNEAFSSASIAVMRELHIPEKKFNVHGGAIALGHPIGSSGSRILVTLLHALHHYKKQRGLATICLGGGHAVSMVIERR